The stretch of DNA CGTTCGGCGCTGAGCAGGTCGCGGCTGTTCAGCCCGACCATTGAGACTCCGAGGGCGACAAGCTCCGCATTGGAGGCGTCATCCCCGCAAATATAAGTCACGGGGATGTCGAGTTCCCGAAAAAGCTTGGCGGACAGCACGGCCAGCGCCGTCGCACCGCCTCTGGCGACTGAATAGTCGTCGATGATGACCACGCGATCGATCTTTGTCATGCCGGGGCCGGGAAACCGGCCGACGCTTGCGGCGGATCGCAGGACCTCTGGAAGCGACGGGCGCATCACTTCGCCGAAACTGCGCCGTTGGCACAAGCCTCCAGCGCCTTGCGGTTGAGGATGCGGATCTTACCCTGGCCCCCGTCGATGATCTTGCCTTCCCGCAGGCGCCGCAGGCATTGATTGACCTTCTCGCGGGACGCCGGCAGCGTCGCGGCCAGATCATTTTGCGAGATGATCAGTTCGTCGCCGCTGTTTGCCGCATCTTTTCCATAAACAATGGAGAGCCGCAGCAGCGTACTGGCCAGCCTCGACTGCAGGCTCGACGCCGCATTCGCAATGATCCGAAGTTCAAGCTCTGAAATACGCGCCAGCGCCCTGGAGAAGACCTTTTCACGAAAACAGGGATCGCTGGCGTACATGTCGCGCAGCAGCCGGCCTTCGAAGAAATGCAGTTCGCAGGCGGAACCGGCGCGGTATTCGAGGTTCAACGTCTGCCTGCGCAGAACCTCGAGCTCGCCGATGAGGCCGGATTTTGGAATGATCTCAACGATGAATTCCCTGCCGTCGGGCAGCATCGTGCTTGCGCTGACCACCCCCGAATGCACGCGCGCGAACGTATCGACGAGGACGCCGGCCCCGGCGATAATCTCGCCGCGCCGGAAACGCCGGACGCTCGACCGGCAGGAAAGGAATTCGTCGTCGATGACGATGCGGCTGTTCAGATGAATGCCGCTGCTAGCTGATATCGCCGCCTTGCCGATGCCGGCCCTGCGATCTGATGCGTGTGTCGCCCCATCCATGCGCGTAACTCCACTCGATAACCATAGGCAATGCTGCACTGCATCATTTATATTGCCTTAATATGAGAGTCAAATAACATCACGGAGATATGACGTAAAGATAAAGTATATATTTAACTTCAAAACAAAATATACACCATAGAAATGGATCAAAATCTCATTTAAGCCAAAAAACAGCCACGCAGTCGAAGATGCCTGCCTAATAAAATGGCTTAGTGAATAAAAAACAGCAATAATCGAAATGATGATATCAAAACTAATAAAGAATCATCAGCATATAATCACCAAGAATTAGATTAGATTGTCGTTTTAGATGAAAATAAGGCCATCAAGGTGTAATCCTAATTCTCGATTGCCCGTTAGTAGCATAAAGAATTTGTTAAGGATTATGACCTTGGTAACAGACAACCAGAGTGCGGCGCAGCAAACTTTGAACGGTTCTTAATCGGAATGTTTTGGAGACCACCGATGACATGGGAAGCACATAGTTTCGAGGCGTGGTCGCGTGTCGGACGTTCCGCGAAAGGCGGCGATCTCCATTCGTCCCGGCCTCGTGCGGCAGGCAGATCGTCGAAGCGCGCGCTAGACCTTCTCATCGCAGTCACGGCGCTGATCCTGCTTTCCCCGCTTCTGTTGATCGTCGCGATGATCGTGAAGATAAGCGACCGCGGCCCGATCTTCTATTCCCATACGCGCATCGGCGTCGGCGGAACGCCGTTCGGATGCCTCAAGTTTCGCACGATGAAGACTGATGCGGGTGCTCAGCTTGCCGAATTGCTGCAAAACAACCCGGCTGCGCGAAGCGAATGGGAAGAGACACGCAAGCTGAAGGACGATCCGAGGATCACGGCCGTCGGTGATATCCTTAGGCGGTCGAGCATCGACGAGCTTCCCCAACTGATCAATATCGTGCGTGGCGACATGAGCCTTGTCGGCCCCCGGCCGATCACGGCCGAGGAATTGCCGCGCTACGGCGAGCATATATGGGCCTACATGGCCGTCCGCCCGGGCCTGACCGGTCACTGGCAGACCAGCGGGCGCAATGATGTCAGTTACGAGTACCGGGTTTCCCTCGACGTTCACTATCTCAACAATTGGTCGCTGCGCCGGGACTTCATCATCATTGCCAAGACCATTCCCGCTCTGTTTTCCCAGCGCGGCTCGTATTGAGCATTCATGGGGAGAGCCGCCAATCAGGCCTGGAATCGGAAGACACACTACTCCCCCGTCCCTCCAAGCTGCCACTACCTGGTTACTCCGTGATCTCGCCATTTTGGATTAGGACGACATGACCTCAAGCACGATCTTCAGCGGCGTTTCTCCGATATCTCTGCCTGCCGCAGCCACCGGCGGGAATTCGCCGCTCACCTTGCGGGATATGCTCTTCTTTCTCAGAATGCGCTGGCTGTGGATTGCGGCGACGACTTTCGCTTTCCTCGTATTGGCAGGAAGTTACGTGCTGACCGCCGAACCGACGTTCGTTGCCAACACGCAACTTGTGATCTTCCCCCAGGTCAGCGGCTCCGAAGCACAGCGGGCTTTCGCGGAAGACGCGTTCATCGAGGGACAGTTGGAGATCGCCAAATCCAGCGATGTCGTCGGTGGAACGGTAACGGCTCTTGGTCTCGATACCGATCCTGACTTTGTCGATCAGACGCCTTCGCTGCAGGTCAGGGCAAAGAACTGGTTGATGGGGGTTTCTTCCGAACCGGATACGGCATCGCAGGAAGCGGCGGGCACAGGACCGCGTGACACACAACCACAACAGCAGATCGAGGACGGGCGGATCCATGACCGGGCGATCGCCACGCTGCTGAACATGATGGGAGTACGCCGGATCGGGAGTTCGACGATCATCGAGATATCGGCTGCAGCATCGACCCCGCAGAAGGCCGTCGACATCGCCGACACGCTGGCCAGGCAGTATATCCAGAAGAATATCGCGATGAAGGCCAGTGCGTCCCGGCAATACAGCGAATGGCTGACCAGATTCGTCAGCGAGCAGCAGCGCGGATTGGCCGAAGCTGCCAGTGCCCTGGCCAGCTTCACCAGCAATCCGCGCGATCAGTTCAAGCTTGCCGAACTGCAGAGCGCGACTGACGCCCGCCGCACCCTCTATGAAAATACCTTGAATCAGCTGACCGAAGCCAAGCAGCGCATCACCTACCCGGTGTCGGATGCCACGATCGTCTCTCGGGCGACCCTGCCTCTTTCGAAAGCCAGACCACGCAGCACGCTCATCATCGCCTTTGCGGCGGCGGTTGGTCTTGGCGTCGGCTTCGCACTCGCCATGATAAGGCACGCCGGCGATCGCCGGATCGTCCGGCCCAATCAGATCGCGGATGCCGGTGGGCTGCCCTTTGTCACTTTGCTGGCGACATCGAGGACCCGCAATGATTATTCTGCGCGTTTCCTCGCCGCCGGTACCAGCAGCAGCGGCACGGTAGCCGCTTATCCTGTTATTCCGGGCATGGCGGAGCTGAGCGCCACGGTCGTTGGTCTTCGGCGCAAACGCCGAGTCGTTATTGGAATCGTCGCCGTCAATCCCGGCGGCGGGGCATCGACCATCGCATGCGAACTTGCGGTGCTCTCTTCGATATCAGGAGCGCAGACGCTGCTGATCGATGCGGCCGCACAGAAATCGTCGCTCAGCAAGTCGATCGCACCCCATAGTTCCACAGGCCTCATCGACGTTCTCGACAACGGCGAACTGATCCAGACGGCGGCATTGCCCCTCACCCCGACGCTGAAATTCCTACCCCTCGGCAAAGTCGAAGCGGTGACGCCCGCCATTCGCCTCAGTTCCCGCCGCACGCAGTTGAGTTTCGCCGACCTGAAAAAGGAGTTCGACGCCATATTCGTCGACATTTCCGCATTCTCCGCTTCGCCGGATTCCAATGCCATCGCGCCGGAACTGGACGGTGTCCTCGTGGTCACCTCGCACGGGCACACCTCGATCGACGATACCATGCACGTCATTGAGACCCTGCGGAATGTCGGCGCGGAGATCCTCGGCGCGGTCATCAACCATGCACCGAAAAGAATAGAGTCATGACTTCACCTTCGGCAGCAGCAACCAGGCAGGACAGCCCGATCGGACCGGCGCCTGTTCCTTGCGGCGCTAAAGCCGTGGCAGGCCACGCGCGCCGCCCATTGCGAATGGCGGTGGGAATTGCTTCGGCAGGCCGCCCCTCGATACTCAAGGAGACCGTCGATTATCTCACCGCCCTGCCGGACCAGGCCGAGCGGCTGATCGTCTGCGTGCCCGTGATCGACGACGCCGCCGGGCTCGCCGACCGCCTTGATGTGGAAGTCATCGTCGGCAGCCGTGGCCTGACCTCTCAGCGCAACAGGATCATCCAGGCCGCCGCCGCCGATACGGATGTTCTGATCTTCCTGGATGACGACTTC from Rhizobium leguminosarum bv. trifolii WSM1325 encodes:
- a CDS encoding transcriptional regulator, Crp/Fnr family (PFAM: cyclic nucleotide-binding~KEGG: ret:RHE_CH03384 putative transcriptional regulator protein), which encodes MDGATHASDRRAGIGKAAISASSGIHLNSRIVIDDEFLSCRSSVRRFRRGEIIAGAGVLVDTFARVHSGVVSASTMLPDGREFIVEIIPKSGLIGELEVLRRQTLNLEYRAGSACELHFFEGRLLRDMYASDPCFREKVFSRALARISELELRIIANAASSLQSRLASTLLRLSIVYGKDAANSGDELIISQNDLAATLPASREKVNQCLRRLREGKIIDGGQGKIRILNRKALEACANGAVSAK
- a CDS encoding Undecaprenyl-phosphate galactose phosphotransferase (PFAM: sugar transferase~KEGG: ret:RHE_CH03385 exopolysaccharide production protein) codes for the protein MTWEAHSFEAWSRVGRSAKGGDLHSSRPRAAGRSSKRALDLLIAVTALILLSPLLLIVAMIVKISDRGPIFYSHTRIGVGGTPFGCLKFRTMKTDAGAQLAELLQNNPAARSEWEETRKLKDDPRITAVGDILRRSSIDELPQLINIVRGDMSLVGPRPITAEELPRYGEHIWAYMAVRPGLTGHWQTSGRNDVSYEYRVSLDVHYLNNWSLRRDFIIIAKTIPALFSQRGSY
- a CDS encoding lipopolysaccharide biosynthesis protein (PFAM: lipopolysaccharide biosynthesis protein~KEGG: ret:RHE_CH03386 exopolysaccharide transporter), whose protein sequence is MTSSTIFSGVSPISLPAAATGGNSPLTLRDMLFFLRMRWLWIAATTFAFLVLAGSYVLTAEPTFVANTQLVIFPQVSGSEAQRAFAEDAFIEGQLEIAKSSDVVGGTVTALGLDTDPDFVDQTPSLQVRAKNWLMGVSSEPDTASQEAAGTGPRDTQPQQQIEDGRIHDRAIATLLNMMGVRRIGSSTIIEISAAASTPQKAVDIADTLARQYIQKNIAMKASASRQYSEWLTRFVSEQQRGLAEAASALASFTSNPRDQFKLAELQSATDARRTLYENTLNQLTEAKQRITYPVSDATIVSRATLPLSKARPRSTLIIAFAAAVGLGVGFALAMIRHAGDRRIVRPNQIADAGGLPFVTLLATSRTRNDYSARFLAAGTSSSGTVAAYPVIPGMAELSATVVGLRRKRRVVIGIVAVNPGGGASTIACELAVLSSISGAQTLLIDAAAQKSSLSKSIAPHSSTGLIDVLDNGELIQTAALPLTPTLKFLPLGKVEAVTPAIRLSSRRTQLSFADLKKEFDAIFVDISAFSASPDSNAIAPELDGVLVVTSHGHTSIDDTMHVIETLRNVGAEILGAVINHAPKRIES